A stretch of the Dyella telluris genome encodes the following:
- a CDS encoding SH3 domain-containing protein, whose product MKRMVWTVLLLFGLASPTAFAQGMNGVVTAYVDLYAGPDAGYPTIAQMPAGTSVAIQGCTEGWGWCDVIAMGVRGWVAGTFVQYTYQNQPVYVTDYGARIGIPIVTFSIAAYWGSYYVNRPFYRNRDYWYGRPYAPRPPPRPPGWRPGYRPPAPGYRPPSQGNRPPQGNRPPTNNRPNPNPGTRPPNQNQRPPQGNNRPPGNQGSHRPPPSQGSNRPPSNPGGNRPPSNQGGSRPPQGQGNQRPAPKPQTRPAPGPQGGKQAA is encoded by the coding sequence ATGAAGCGCATGGTATGGACGGTGTTGCTGCTCTTCGGACTGGCCAGCCCCACCGCATTCGCGCAGGGCATGAACGGTGTAGTGACCGCCTACGTCGACCTTTATGCGGGCCCTGATGCTGGCTATCCCACCATTGCCCAGATGCCCGCCGGCACCTCCGTCGCGATCCAGGGCTGCACCGAAGGCTGGGGCTGGTGCGATGTGATCGCCATGGGTGTGCGCGGCTGGGTGGCCGGCACGTTCGTGCAGTACACCTACCAGAACCAGCCCGTCTACGTGACTGATTACGGCGCGCGCATCGGCATACCCATCGTCACGTTCTCGATTGCCGCCTACTGGGGCTCCTACTACGTGAATCGCCCGTTCTACCGGAACCGCGATTACTGGTATGGCCGCCCGTATGCGCCACGCCCGCCGCCGCGCCCGCCGGGCTGGCGTCCCGGCTACCGGCCGCCCGCACCAGGCTACCGGCCACCATCACAGGGCAACCGGCCGCCGCAAGGGAATCGCCCGCCGACGAACAACCGGCCCAATCCCAACCCGGGTACGCGTCCGCCCAACCAGAACCAGCGGCCGCCGCAGGGAAACAACCGGCCGCCGGGAAACCAGGGGAGCCATCGTCCCCCGCCGAGCCAGGGTAGCAATCGCCCGCCGTCGAACCCCGGTGGCAACCGGCCACCGTCGAATCAGGGCGGCAGCCGGCCGCCACAGGGACAGGGCAACCAGCGTCCGGCGCCAAAGCCACAGACGCGTCCCGCACCCGGCCCGCAAGGCGGCAAGCAGGCCGCCTGA
- a CDS encoding glycosyltransferase produces MGVNAQDWSRRRLFPVTVRLPLAAANDSRLHRRHYVPVCLKFVLALVLALAWAALAWAYVEHWSASLRSPETRLAELCLLLAIVVLPAFMNTFLSACLLLDRRPARSRFADADFPGVTILIAVHNHADTILDTLASIASQRYPAPIEVMVINDGSTDATLDRLQSAQYPWLDVLDLKSAGGKAKALNAGLRLASWPITVTLDADTHLHPQALRQLVTRYMSDPPNTAAVAGTVLVRNSRDSAVARMQEWDYFHGIAAARRVQSLCQGTLVAPSAFSLYRTDILRVIGGWPECVGEDIVLTWAILSDHHRVGYAEDAIAFTRVPATLPAFIEQRRRWSRGVIEALRARGSLLFRRRLSTFFVWWKLLVPTTDVLCAAALVPCLVLACIGVYWPAAAMTTFVLPMALLATVVIHTAQSRMFRLLGLTVRRNPLGWLGYALVYGWLLKAASLTGYLSGLLPRHRHDDA; encoded by the coding sequence ATGGGTGTCAACGCACAAGACTGGTCAAGGCGACGGCTGTTTCCCGTCACGGTCCGGCTGCCACTGGCCGCCGCGAACGACAGCCGCCTGCACCGACGCCATTACGTGCCGGTGTGCCTGAAGTTCGTGCTGGCGCTGGTGCTGGCGCTGGCGTGGGCGGCGCTCGCCTGGGCCTACGTGGAGCACTGGAGCGCATCGCTGCGCTCCCCGGAGACACGACTGGCCGAGCTATGCCTGCTGCTTGCCATCGTGGTGCTGCCGGCTTTCATGAACACCTTCCTCTCCGCCTGCCTGCTGCTCGATCGGCGGCCGGCGCGTTCGCGTTTCGCCGACGCCGATTTCCCCGGCGTGACCATCCTGATCGCCGTGCACAACCACGCGGACACCATCCTCGACACGCTGGCCAGCATTGCGTCGCAACGTTACCCCGCGCCCATCGAGGTGATGGTGATCAACGACGGCTCCACCGACGCGACGCTCGACCGATTGCAGAGTGCCCAATACCCCTGGCTGGACGTGCTCGACCTCAAGAGCGCCGGTGGCAAAGCCAAAGCGCTCAATGCCGGGCTGCGCCTGGCCTCCTGGCCCATCACCGTTACGCTGGACGCCGACACCCACCTGCATCCGCAGGCACTACGGCAGCTGGTGACGCGCTACATGAGCGATCCGCCGAACACGGCCGCCGTGGCCGGCACCGTGCTGGTGCGCAATTCGCGGGACAGCGCCGTGGCACGCATGCAGGAGTGGGATTATTTCCACGGCATCGCGGCCGCACGCCGCGTGCAGAGCCTGTGCCAGGGCACGCTGGTCGCGCCCTCGGCGTTCTCGCTGTATCGCACCGACATCCTGCGGGTGATCGGTGGCTGGCCCGAGTGCGTAGGCGAAGACATCGTGCTCACCTGGGCGATCCTGAGTGACCATCATCGCGTGGGCTATGCCGAAGACGCCATCGCTTTCACGCGCGTGCCGGCGACACTCCCCGCTTTCATCGAACAGCGCAGGCGCTGGTCGCGCGGTGTCATCGAAGCACTGCGCGCGCGTGGCTCTCTGCTCTTCCGCCGCCGGTTGAGCACGTTCTTCGTGTGGTGGAAGCTGCTGGTGCCGACCACCGACGTGCTCTGTGCCGCCGCGCTGGTGCCCTGCCTGGTACTCGCCTGCATCGGCGTGTACTGGCCGGCCGCCGCCATGACGACCTTCGTGCTCCCCATGGCACTGCTCGCCACCGTGGTGATCCACACGGCGCAATCACGCATGTTCCGTCTGTTGGGGCTCACTGTCCGCCGCAATCCACTCGGCTGGCTGGGCTACGCCCTGGTCTACGGATGGCTGCTCAAGGCGGCGAGCCTCACGGGCTATCTTTCTGGCCTGCTTCCCCGGCACCGCCACGACGACGCCTGA
- the trxC gene encoding thioredoxin TrxC, which produces MSTTLTIPCPHCSALNRVPEERLGEQPVCGRCKHTLFEGKPVALTANNFDAVATRGDLPVVIDFWAPWCGPCVSFAPVFAEAASSLEPQLRLAKVDTEAQPALAQRFGIRSIPTLLVMRDGREIARQAGALNGMQLRQFLANTLR; this is translated from the coding sequence ATGTCCACCACGCTAACCATTCCCTGCCCCCACTGCTCGGCACTCAACCGCGTGCCCGAGGAACGGCTGGGTGAGCAACCGGTCTGCGGCCGCTGCAAGCACACACTGTTCGAAGGCAAACCAGTCGCGCTCACCGCCAACAACTTCGACGCCGTGGCGACGCGCGGCGACCTTCCGGTGGTGATCGATTTCTGGGCACCCTGGTGCGGCCCCTGCGTGAGCTTTGCGCCGGTGTTCGCCGAAGCGGCGTCGAGCCTGGAGCCGCAGCTGCGGCTGGCCAAGGTGGATACCGAAGCACAGCCCGCACTGGCCCAGCGTTTCGGCATCCGCAGCATTCCCACCCTGCTGGTGATGCGCGACGGCCGCGAGATCGCGCGCCAGGCCGGCGCGCTCAACGGCATGCAGCTGCGCCAGTTCCTCGCCAACACGCTGCGCTGA